One Tachypleus tridentatus isolate NWPU-2018 chromosome 3, ASM421037v1, whole genome shotgun sequence DNA window includes the following coding sequences:
- the LOC143246779 gene encoding uncharacterized protein LOC143246779 — translation MATFQTRDDPMVNCPYNKAHRVSRSRIQNHILKCKKLYQDRQLETCPFNAQHRIEKELKQDHIMNCPDRAPVDREIAISANDDEDNRFRGNASVPPYHSTIQHVPTENWDNEVGDDHAPGYDPSQANKNGIFPDMSLCGLKPAERKKYYREMHKRGYNNEESQVDLKKEEVVTKPKGLRQPRVQPEALHQQQKKESQVMCNIGMGRGVPSQNRRIAANIFGKSTLNCDPQSSEQVQENNSSLTGGEALLGIARGRGVSWTPAGADERMFPGQILGEMSQQSPVLGLGRGILASQYAAGVVPGDLLPLFPGEVEDVPETS, via the exons ATGGCAACATTTCAAACTCGAGATGACCCTATGGTAAATTGTCCTTATAACAAGGCACATCGTGTATCCAGAAGCCGAATCCAGAACCACATCCTGAAATGTAAGAAA CTGTATCAAGATCGGCAGCTAGAAACATGTCCTTTTAATGCTCAGCATCGTATTGAGAAGGAATTAAAACAAGATCATATCATGAATTGTCCAGATCGAGCACCAGTGGACCGAGAAATTGCAATATCAGCTAATG ATGATGAAGATAATAGATTCAGAGGAAATGCAAGTGTACCACCTTATCACTCCACAATTCAACATGTGCCAACTGAGAACTGGGATAATG AAGTTGGCGATGATCACGCCCCAGGATATGATCCTTCTCAAGCAAACAAAAATGGAATTTTCCCAGACATGTCGTTATGTGGATTAAAACCTGCCGAGAGGAAGAAATATTATCGGGAAATGCACAAACGAGGATACAACAATGAGGA ATCACAGGTGGATCTTAAGAAAGAAGAGGTCGTCACAAAACCAAAAGGATTGCGCCAACCAAGAGTTCAGCCTGAG GCTCTTCATCAGCAACAGAAGAAGGAATCACAAGTGATGTGTAACATTGGAATGGGTCGAG GTGTTCCGTCACAAAACAGGCGTATTGCTGCCAATATATTTGGAAAAAGTACCTTGAATTGTGATCCACAGTCCAGTGAACAAGTTCAAGAGAACAACTCTTCTCTTACTGGAGGAGAAGCATTATTGGGGATTGCTCGTGGAAGGGGAGTTTCTTGGACGCCTGCAG GTGCTGATGAAAGGATGTTTCCAGGACAAATCTTGGGAGAAATGTCCCAACAAAGTCCAGTTCTTGGACTTGGCCGAGGTATCTTAGCTTCACAATATGCAGCAG GGGTTGTTCCTGGTGATCTTCTTCCACTTTTTCCAGGAGAAGTTGAAGATGTACCAGAGACGAGTTGA